One genomic window of Cydia splendana chromosome 16, ilCydSple1.2, whole genome shotgun sequence includes the following:
- the LOC134798226 gene encoding microtubule-associated protein RP/EB family member 1 isoform X2 — translation MAVNVYSTNVTSENLSRHDMLAWVNDCLQSSFAKIEELCTGAAYCQFMDMLFPGSVPMKRIKFKTNLEHEYIQNFKILQAGFKKMQVDKIVPIDKLVKGRFQDNFEFLQWFKKFFDANYGGTDYDALAAREGLPMGHGGASAPRGGPKKPVAPVARVPARPQTIGKANTAVRSPPVNLSRLNQSAKGDSKALDELNLQVNELKATVDGLEKERDFYFGKLRDIEVICQEMEEQQTGPIVQKILDILYATEDGFAPPEEIDGDNPHPPEEDEY, via the exons ATGGCAGTAAACGTATATTCAACTAACGTGACTTCGGAGAATCTGTCTCGACATGACATGTTGGCGTGGGTGAACGACTGCCTGCAGTCCAGCTTCGCCAAGATCGAGGAGCTGTGTACAGGCGCCGCGTACTGCCAATTCATGGACATGCTCTTCCCAGGCAGCGTGCCCATGAAGCGCATTAAATTCAAAACGAATCTAGAACATGAgtacatacaaaacttcaaaaTTTTACAAGCAGGCTTTAAAAAAATGCAAGTGGACAAG atAGTACCCATTGACAAACTGGTGAAGGGTCGTTTCCAGGATAACTTTGAGTTTTTGCAATGGTTCAAGAAATTCTTTGATGCCAACTACGGAGGCACGGATTATGACGCGCTGGCCGCCCGGGAGGGACTCCCGATGGGGCACGGGGGCGCCTCGGCGCCGCGCGGGGGCCCCAAGAAGCCCGTGGCGCCTGTCGCCAGGGTGCCGGCCAGACCCCAAACCA TCGGCAAGGCCAACACCGCGGTGCGGTCGCCCCCCGTGAACCTCTCTAGGTTAAATCAAAGTGCGAAAGGCGACTCTAAAGCTCTGGATGAACTGAACCTTCAG GTAAACGAACTAAAAGCCACAGTAGATGGCCTTGAGAAGGAAAGAGATTTCTACTTCGGGAAACTCAGGGACATAGAGGTGATCTGTCAAGAAATGGAAGAACAACAAACTGGCCCAATTGTTCAAAAAATCCTCGACATATTATATGCGACTGAG GATGGATTCGCGCCTCCCGAGGAGATCGACGGGGACAACCCGCACCCCCCCGAAGAGGACGAGTATTGA
- the LOC134798226 gene encoding microtubule-associated protein RP/EB family member 1 isoform X1: MAVNVYSTNVTSENLSRHDMLAWVNDCLQSSFAKIEELCTGAAYCQFMDMLFPGSVPMKRIKFKTNLEHEYIQNFKILQAGFKKMQVDKVIPVDKLIKGRFQDNFEFLQWFKKFFDANYDGREYDAFEARGGFMIGSGACETGVPLCAGALAPAPAPAQRVRRAAPPSGIGKANTAVRSPPVNLSRLNQSAKGDSKALDELNLQVNELKATVDGLEKERDFYFGKLRDIEVICQEMEEQQTGPIVQKILDILYATEDGFAPPEEIDGDNPHPPEEDEY; encoded by the exons ATGGCAGTAAACGTATATTCAACTAACGTGACTTCGGAGAATCTGTCTCGACATGACATGTTGGCGTGGGTGAACGACTGCCTGCAGTCCAGCTTCGCCAAGATCGAGGAGCTGTGTACAGGCGCCGCGTACTGCCAATTCATGGACATGCTCTTCCCAGGCAGCGTGCCCATGAAGCGCATTAAATTCAAAACGAATCTAGAACATGAgtacatacaaaacttcaaaaTTTTACAAGCAGGCTTTAAAAAAATGCAAGTGGACAAG GTGATCCCCGTGGACAAGCTGATCAAAGGAAGGTTTCAAGACAACTTTGAGTTCTTGCAGTGGTTTAAAAAGTTTTTCGATGCAAACTATGACGGACGCGAGTATGATGCATTCGAGGCGCGAGGCGGCTTTATGATCGGGTCGGGCGCGTGCGAAACGGGCGTGCCCCTGTGCGCCGGGGCGCTCGCGcctgcgcccgcgcccgcgcagcGCGTTCGCCGCGCCGCACCGCCCTCCGGCA TCGGCAAGGCCAACACCGCGGTGCGGTCGCCCCCCGTGAACCTCTCTAGGTTAAATCAAAGTGCGAAAGGCGACTCTAAAGCTCTGGATGAACTGAACCTTCAG GTAAACGAACTAAAAGCCACAGTAGATGGCCTTGAGAAGGAAAGAGATTTCTACTTCGGGAAACTCAGGGACATAGAGGTGATCTGTCAAGAAATGGAAGAACAACAAACTGGCCCAATTGTTCAAAAAATCCTCGACATATTATATGCGACTGAG GATGGATTCGCGCCTCCCGAGGAGATCGACGGGGACAACCCGCACCCCCCCGAAGAGGACGAGTATTGA
- the LOC134798223 gene encoding probable peptidoglycan muropeptide transporter SLC46 — protein sequence MSVNNNETISDNELETTGTTNTISELPGRPFKITMEVPLFLTLMGIALSGTAINNILLYRTCVHTLNYTNDECKGFLLPDKTNDTRKLEEEVQKYATFISMVRTVLEALVPAVLSLFLGVWSDTHGRKPLVVWPLLGLTVTSMCTVVYSMLDDYGPWWFILVVLPFSFTGGFTVLITGAYCYISDITTTDTRSLRMTVVEAAISAGSIVGSIMSSYILGYVGNVYLLLIVTALFVAAYAFTNVCLIESLTGAIQGGLCSVLDFLLVKEMVTECFKRRPNHGRAKIFLLTLANTFTIFILYGASSLDYLYTREKLHWAMKEYTLFTAANTLIAFLGSILGIYIFQRALGLGDVPLAIVSFISSVVDCLIKTFAVTTWHMYLTSVSFVRVISAPLIRSFLSKMVPLEDIAKVFALLCTMESVCPIIAPLIYNTLYNLTIHDFPGAFYLLSAVINAVCIVMLGFVMYYESDATPYQPLQVSL from the exons ATGTCTgttaataataatgaaacaaTTAGTGATAATGAATTGGAGACCACTGGAACTACAAATACCATTAGTGAGCTACCTGGTAGACCATTTAAGATTACGATGGAAGTGCCTTTATTCTTAACATTAATGGGCATAGCTCTTTCAG GCACTGCTATTAATAACATTCTATTATATCGTACTTGCGTACATACTCTTAACTATACTAACGACGAATGCAAAGGATTTCTACTACCGGACAAAACAAATGACACTCGCAAGCTGGAGGAGGAAGTCCAGAAATATGCAACATTTATTTCAATGGTGAGGACAGTCCTAGAGGCTCTCGTCCCTGCTGTCCTCTCCCTATTTCTAGGTGTATGGTCAGATACTCATGGCCGGAAACCCTTAGTTGTCTGGCCATTGCTTG GCTTAACGGTGACCTCAATGTGTACAGTGGTGTACAGTATGTTGGATGATTATGGCCCGTGGTGGTTCATATTGGTGGTGCTTCCATTTTCCTTCACAGGAGGATTCACTGTGTTGATAACAGGAGCATATTGTTATATCAGTGACATTACTACGACAGATACGAGATCACTTAG AATGACAGTGGTCGAGGCGGCGATATCAGCCGGGAGCATCGTAGGTTCCATAATGAGTTCCTATATCCTCGGCTACGTGGGAAATGTGTATTTACTACTTATCGTCACGGCTCTGTTTGTAGCCGCGTACGCTTTCACGAATGTTTGCTTAATTGAGTCTTTAACAGGGGCAATACAG GGAGGATTATGCTCTGTCCTAGATTTTCTTCTAGTCAAAGAAATGGTGACCGAATGCTTTAAGCGCCGACCAAACCATGGAAGAGCCAAGATTTTCCTTCTCACACTAGCAAAtacatttacaatttttatacTCTACGGGGCGTCTAGCTTAGATTACCTGTATACAAGAGAGAAGCTACATTGGGCGATGAAGGAATATACTCTATTTACTGCGGCAAATACTTTAATTGCCTTCTTGGGATCTATTTTGGGAATATACATTTTTCAACGCGCTCTTGGCTTGGGGGATGTGCCGCTGGCAATCGTGTCGTTTATTTCTTCGGTGGTAGATTGCTTAATAAAGACGTTTGCAGTTACTACATGGCACATGTATC ttacATCAGTGTCTTTCGTGAGAGTCATATCGGCTCCGCTGATACGATCTTTCTTGTCAAAAATGGTGCCGCTAGAGGACATAGCGAAGGTGTTCGCGCTTCTCTGCACTATGGAGTCGGTGTGCCCGATTATAGCGCCGTTGATATATAATACACTCTATAATTTAACAATACACGATTTTCCGggcgctttttatttattgagcgCCGTCATTAATGCAGTGTGCATTGTTATGCTAGG GTTCGTCATGTATTACGAATCGGATGCAACACCATACCAACCATTACAAGTTTCGCTGTAA